The proteins below are encoded in one region of Malaclemys terrapin pileata isolate rMalTer1 chromosome 20, rMalTer1.hap1, whole genome shotgun sequence:
- the LOC128826690 gene encoding zinc finger protein 436-like isoform X2: MAKWEDLWVPSFQDFKERKLSKDTHTDDEIASESEEDDSPQPEGPEKVEPHGTFSRRSKSNVSQNQQSSEKQPQKPAGKRRGKSAPQERALGKQQRIHKGEVPNACLECGKVFGRKSHLIRHQRTHRREKPTICNECGKSFSRSSTLIEHQRTHTGEKPYKCTECGKSFSQSSHLITHQRIHTGEKPYQCTICGKRFHQNSHLLTHQRTHTGEKPYQCTQCWERFSRSYTLTRHQRSHTGERPYQCPDCGKCFSLNSTLLSHQRTHTGEKPYKCSKCGKSFTRSSTLVQHQRTHIGDKIYTCPCCNKVACSSLFF; encoded by the coding sequence ATGATGAGATTGCAAGTGAGAGCGAAGAGGATGACAGTCCTCAGCCAGAAGGGCCTGAGAAAGTGGAGCCTCATGGGACGTTCTCAAGAAGATCCAAATCAAATGTTTCCCAGaatcagcagagctcagaaaaGCAGCCGCAAAAGCCTGCAGGGAAGAGACGGGGTAAGTCTGCTCCCCAGGAGAGAGCTTTGGGGAAGCAGCAGAGAATCCACAAAGGGGAGGTGCCCAATGCGTGTCTGGAGTGTGGGAAAGTCTTTGGCCGGAAATCGCATCTCATTCGACACCAGAGAACTCACCGGCGAGAGAAGCCGACCATTTGTAAtgagtgcgggaagagcttcagtcGCAGCTCAACCCTCATTGAGcaccagagaacccacacaggcGAGAAGCCCTACAAATGCACtgagtgtgggaagagcttcagccagagctcccaCCTCATCACGCACCAGAGGATCCACACCGGCGAAAAGCCCTACCAGTGCACTATATGCGGGAAGCGCTTCCACCAGAACTCGCATCTCCTGACCCACCAGAGAACCCACACGGGTGAGAAGCCCTACCAGTGTACCCAGTGCTGGGAGCGCTTCAGCCGCAGTTACACCCTGACCCGACATCAGCGGAGCCATACGGGGGAGCGGCCCTATCAGTGCCCTGACTGTGGCAAATGCTTCAGCCTCAACTCCACCCTCCTCAGCCACCAGAGAACACACACGGGCGAGAAGCCCTACAAATGCTCTAAGTGCGGTAAGAGCTTCACACGGAGCTCCACGCTCGTCCAGCACCAGAGAACGCACATAGGGGACAAGATCTATACGTGCCCCTGCTGCAACAAGGTGGCCTGCTCTAGCCTGTTCTTCTGA
- the LOC128826690 gene encoding zinc finger protein 436-like isoform X4 — MDSVQDSSNDEIASESEEDDSPQPEGPEKVEPHGTFSRRSKSNVSQNQQSSEKQPQKPAGKRRGKSAPQERALGKQQRIHKGEVPNACLECGKVFGRKSHLIRHQRTHRREKPTICNECGKSFSRSSTLIEHQRTHTGEKPYKCTECGKSFSQSSHLITHQRIHTGEKPYQCTICGKRFHQNSHLLTHQRTHTGEKPYQCTQCWERFSRSYTLTRHQRSHTGERPYQCPDCGKCFSLNSTLLSHQRTHTGEKPYKCSKCGKSFTRSSTLVQHQRTHIGDKIYTCPCCNKVACSSLFF; from the coding sequence ATGATGAGATTGCAAGTGAGAGCGAAGAGGATGACAGTCCTCAGCCAGAAGGGCCTGAGAAAGTGGAGCCTCATGGGACGTTCTCAAGAAGATCCAAATCAAATGTTTCCCAGaatcagcagagctcagaaaaGCAGCCGCAAAAGCCTGCAGGGAAGAGACGGGGTAAGTCTGCTCCCCAGGAGAGAGCTTTGGGGAAGCAGCAGAGAATCCACAAAGGGGAGGTGCCCAATGCGTGTCTGGAGTGTGGGAAAGTCTTTGGCCGGAAATCGCATCTCATTCGACACCAGAGAACTCACCGGCGAGAGAAGCCGACCATTTGTAAtgagtgcgggaagagcttcagtcGCAGCTCAACCCTCATTGAGcaccagagaacccacacaggcGAGAAGCCCTACAAATGCACtgagtgtgggaagagcttcagccagagctcccaCCTCATCACGCACCAGAGGATCCACACCGGCGAAAAGCCCTACCAGTGCACTATATGCGGGAAGCGCTTCCACCAGAACTCGCATCTCCTGACCCACCAGAGAACCCACACGGGTGAGAAGCCCTACCAGTGTACCCAGTGCTGGGAGCGCTTCAGCCGCAGTTACACCCTGACCCGACATCAGCGGAGCCATACGGGGGAGCGGCCCTATCAGTGCCCTGACTGTGGCAAATGCTTCAGCCTCAACTCCACCCTCCTCAGCCACCAGAGAACACACACGGGCGAGAAGCCCTACAAATGCTCTAAGTGCGGTAAGAGCTTCACACGGAGCTCCACGCTCGTCCAGCACCAGAGAACGCACATAGGGGACAAGATCTATACGTGCCCCTGCTGCAACAAGGTGGCCTGCTCTAGCCTGTTCTTCTGA
- the LOC128826690 gene encoding zinc finger protein 436-like isoform X1, producing the protein MAKWEDLWVPSFQDFKERKLSKDTHTADDEIASESEEDDSPQPEGPEKVEPHGTFSRRSKSNVSQNQQSSEKQPQKPAGKRRGKSAPQERALGKQQRIHKGEVPNACLECGKVFGRKSHLIRHQRTHRREKPTICNECGKSFSRSSTLIEHQRTHTGEKPYKCTECGKSFSQSSHLITHQRIHTGEKPYQCTICGKRFHQNSHLLTHQRTHTGEKPYQCTQCWERFSRSYTLTRHQRSHTGERPYQCPDCGKCFSLNSTLLSHQRTHTGEKPYKCSKCGKSFTRSSTLVQHQRTHIGDKIYTCPCCNKVACSSLFF; encoded by the coding sequence CAGATGATGAGATTGCAAGTGAGAGCGAAGAGGATGACAGTCCTCAGCCAGAAGGGCCTGAGAAAGTGGAGCCTCATGGGACGTTCTCAAGAAGATCCAAATCAAATGTTTCCCAGaatcagcagagctcagaaaaGCAGCCGCAAAAGCCTGCAGGGAAGAGACGGGGTAAGTCTGCTCCCCAGGAGAGAGCTTTGGGGAAGCAGCAGAGAATCCACAAAGGGGAGGTGCCCAATGCGTGTCTGGAGTGTGGGAAAGTCTTTGGCCGGAAATCGCATCTCATTCGACACCAGAGAACTCACCGGCGAGAGAAGCCGACCATTTGTAAtgagtgcgggaagagcttcagtcGCAGCTCAACCCTCATTGAGcaccagagaacccacacaggcGAGAAGCCCTACAAATGCACtgagtgtgggaagagcttcagccagagctcccaCCTCATCACGCACCAGAGGATCCACACCGGCGAAAAGCCCTACCAGTGCACTATATGCGGGAAGCGCTTCCACCAGAACTCGCATCTCCTGACCCACCAGAGAACCCACACGGGTGAGAAGCCCTACCAGTGTACCCAGTGCTGGGAGCGCTTCAGCCGCAGTTACACCCTGACCCGACATCAGCGGAGCCATACGGGGGAGCGGCCCTATCAGTGCCCTGACTGTGGCAAATGCTTCAGCCTCAACTCCACCCTCCTCAGCCACCAGAGAACACACACGGGCGAGAAGCCCTACAAATGCTCTAAGTGCGGTAAGAGCTTCACACGGAGCTCCACGCTCGTCCAGCACCAGAGAACGCACATAGGGGACAAGATCTATACGTGCCCCTGCTGCAACAAGGTGGCCTGCTCTAGCCTGTTCTTCTGA
- the LOC128826690 gene encoding zinc finger protein 436-like isoform X3, which yields MDSVQDSSTDDEIASESEEDDSPQPEGPEKVEPHGTFSRRSKSNVSQNQQSSEKQPQKPAGKRRGKSAPQERALGKQQRIHKGEVPNACLECGKVFGRKSHLIRHQRTHRREKPTICNECGKSFSRSSTLIEHQRTHTGEKPYKCTECGKSFSQSSHLITHQRIHTGEKPYQCTICGKRFHQNSHLLTHQRTHTGEKPYQCTQCWERFSRSYTLTRHQRSHTGERPYQCPDCGKCFSLNSTLLSHQRTHTGEKPYKCSKCGKSFTRSSTLVQHQRTHIGDKIYTCPCCNKVACSSLFF from the coding sequence CAGATGATGAGATTGCAAGTGAGAGCGAAGAGGATGACAGTCCTCAGCCAGAAGGGCCTGAGAAAGTGGAGCCTCATGGGACGTTCTCAAGAAGATCCAAATCAAATGTTTCCCAGaatcagcagagctcagaaaaGCAGCCGCAAAAGCCTGCAGGGAAGAGACGGGGTAAGTCTGCTCCCCAGGAGAGAGCTTTGGGGAAGCAGCAGAGAATCCACAAAGGGGAGGTGCCCAATGCGTGTCTGGAGTGTGGGAAAGTCTTTGGCCGGAAATCGCATCTCATTCGACACCAGAGAACTCACCGGCGAGAGAAGCCGACCATTTGTAAtgagtgcgggaagagcttcagtcGCAGCTCAACCCTCATTGAGcaccagagaacccacacaggcGAGAAGCCCTACAAATGCACtgagtgtgggaagagcttcagccagagctcccaCCTCATCACGCACCAGAGGATCCACACCGGCGAAAAGCCCTACCAGTGCACTATATGCGGGAAGCGCTTCCACCAGAACTCGCATCTCCTGACCCACCAGAGAACCCACACGGGTGAGAAGCCCTACCAGTGTACCCAGTGCTGGGAGCGCTTCAGCCGCAGTTACACCCTGACCCGACATCAGCGGAGCCATACGGGGGAGCGGCCCTATCAGTGCCCTGACTGTGGCAAATGCTTCAGCCTCAACTCCACCCTCCTCAGCCACCAGAGAACACACACGGGCGAGAAGCCCTACAAATGCTCTAAGTGCGGTAAGAGCTTCACACGGAGCTCCACGCTCGTCCAGCACCAGAGAACGCACATAGGGGACAAGATCTATACGTGCCCCTGCTGCAACAAGGTGGCCTGCTCTAGCCTGTTCTTCTGA